GCGGCGCACAATTGTCGCTGAGTTCATTAGTCTTTGGAACCTTGGTCATTGTAAGGGCTGGGCCATGTCAATACATACATCAACAAAACTCTCGAGAACATCGATAATCGTAGTTCCTCGGTGAGGGGTCCCGAGAGTGGTGACTGAGATGGCCCAGTCATCCCTCCCTGGCTGGCCAAAATATTCCGTATGCAAATATCCGTTGTTACGTCTCATTAGATCTAAAAGAAAGCGCACCGTATTTCCGCCTTGAGAATGACAGACAAAATGAACTTTATGATCTTTGTCCCATTTCCAGTTATCGAAGCCCGGCGAATGTGAATATAGGATGGCGCGCCTTCTGTTGGTGGTGCAGGTTCGCTTTGGGCCACGGCCTGGCCCAAAATAATTACCATATTTcacatcaacatcattttTCTCCGCAAGGGTATTTGTCGTCAAGTCAACTGTGCTAAATCTGATAAAAATGAGCCTAAAGTATTGAAGTGCCTAGGTAGTGAGAAACATACTGCCCAAAAGTAAGCTGCCTGTATAGCTCACAAGCGCGTTCCCAGTTTGTCGATATGGGAGCAATGGAAGCGACGATCACTGTATAGCCTCTATTGGCCAAGAGGGTCGCGATGTCAATTTCGCCGCCAAAGTAGTTGATGGCACCGAATAAAGGAGCTCCCCAGCCTGTGAAACCCGGTACTTTGCTGCGTTAGTActcgagctggagaaggttTTTGAGACCTACCAAAGACAATCGGGACCGACTTATCGTCGGGTGCAATGTTTTCCACCTCTTGAGCGAGTTTGTGTAAATTCACAAGCCCATTCGGGTCATTGAGATTTGGAGCCATGAGAAAGATTTGCCAGATAGTTGACCACGAGTGTAGATAACGAACAACGTTGGTGGGAGAGAGTTGTCGAAGtgagtgagaaaaaaaaaaccccccttTATGTTGATTTGTGGCGATCCAGGAACGAGTATGTCTAGTGAACGACACAGGTCGGCCGCATATTTATGGCCGTATAAATCCTGTGATATAGGATTTGACAGGCTATCTCAGTGAATGAGCCTTATAACATGATGACGGAAGTGCTATTCAGCTGGTTCAGGCTTCATTCAGCTGGAGAGTATAAGTTCCCTTCAGCTGAAGAGTGCATACCAAGTTGACGCACCGGACCAGTCAAAGAGGGCAGGGcggatggcgaagaggatggGGGCTTCCGCGCGCACCTGAGTTTCTGAGAAGGTCCCAGCCATCCTATCAACCTTAGTTCAATTAAAGCAAATTGGCTGTGGCGTACCCCTTGGAAGACTAACACATTCCAAGAAATCACATGCTCGCCAGTCCAGGTGCATCAGCTGAAATGATTTAATCACCACTAATGTCAGCCACCTTGCGGCTAGGCGCCCTCGATGCAGCATTAGCATACAGAAAGCCTTCAGCTCAGATTGCATCAATCAGGTTGAATGCTATGCTCTGAAAGAAGTGCTTGTTTGCTAGTGCATTGGTATTAAACGGTCGCTTTATATTCACATACGATGCTGTTATGCTCACTACCCAGGAACGGTTGCTACTTGGTGCCATCTGCAAGTAGGCGAATCTTGGACGCTTATCCCACCATCtgtctcttcctcttccagcaGAACAAAGTGTCCATCAGAAGTTGTTCAGTTTGGTATATACGTAGAGAGCTGGCTCCGGTAATAACAGAATGTCCAAGGTGGGCATGAACGCTCCAGCGATGGCAAATGTACATATCTGGCCGATCCCATTTGGTTTTGTACACATCAGAGAACACGGAGGGATCATGACTAGTAGCGATCAAATCGATGCATATGGTATGTCGTAAACCGGTGGGCATAGCGGTGCGGCCGTCTTGCGTCTCTGCTTTGTCGACAGCCGTTGTGCAGATCAACCCGAAGGCTTGATGGATTGGCAGAATCTATTGCTTCCGGTAATGAGCTTCTCGGAAGCCACCGGCTCACCAGACGGCACGAGTTTCGTGATCGCAAAGGGTCAAGTAAAATTGGGCATATCACGGCCCGGTTGACTGAGGAGCTCGTTCCGAGCTTCTCTCGGGAACTTCCGTCGTTGGGTGGCTTGGTTTCGCTGTACGAGTTCCATTCCGCGTCAAGAAAGGCTGTCAAAAATTAGTATTGAAGTACTGACTCTTGGACTTCATACTAATAATGCATATGGAACTTACCGCACAAGCTATAGCATGAAAATAGAGAAGCTGCGTATATCGCTGTTGACAGCCTGGATCATTCCAGCTGAGCACTAACATGTGCGTTACATGCAGAAATAACTGCTATATAGTTTGATGGCTCGCTTTGCTGTTCATGCGACGGGCTGTATTGCGAGTGCTGGTGGTCAACAGGAATAGGACCTACAGATTACACTCTACCAATTTCTTCAAGCAATCCGCAATGTGTGATCTTCCGGTCTTACCGCTGGGCCTTCATCTCACATGGCAAGCCTGGTTGAGAAATTTGATGACATGATAGCGGCCAATGGAAACTACAACAAAGATACACAAAACATCAGCCTAAAGTTGATAGATCAAACTCTATCACCAACATATGAACGGATCTATCATAACCGTGCTGACTCGTACTTGAGGTATCTAGGAACCCAAGTAGGTATGAAGCAAGCCCTGCAATGCTAGTTCCACAGCGAGACATCAGTCTAGGGCGGAGAGAATTGAAACTTTACTCGAGTATGTACGATAAAAAAGCGGACACTCATGACTGCCGTGGAAGCAACGTTTTGCAATTGGTCGCTAGTTCGCTTCTTGTTACGCCGCGTCGACGCCACCcgcttctttattttttgctCCAGTAAAGGCCGAGGCAGTAGCCAGTGATTCGGCATTAATTTACCAGTGGTAGTATCTGGTAGTTTTGCGAGGGCCTTTCAGAAAGACCAGAATGTGTCGGTTGCACAAAGGCTTTTATTATGTTTCTTGAGATAGGTCCTAATCGACTAAGCATGCAAGATTCCATCTGGTACTACCTATTCCTACGTAAGATTGCCAGCAAAGGCTTGTTCGATTCATGCATCCATCCGAGGCGGCCTGATAGTCCATTTTCTTTCGATTGTGATTAGTACAGTTGCCAAGTGTTGTCTCAACCGTAATACTTACTATCTACGTGCTTGGTATCGTGCTCAAACCAAGTCTGAGCAGGAGCATCTCGGAGAGAGTCCGCGACTCAGTCAGAGATAAGCCCTGGCCACTCATTGGCTGGAATGCCGAGTTTTCTGCGTCATCGCACCACAACCGCCAATTTCTCTTCTGTTCCTGCCACTCGACCGTGCGGGGAAACGGCGGTCTCCCTCCTTGGGGGCAAGAGGCTACGAGTTCCTTTTTGCcctctccagcagcaaacTAGCGAGAGGCATGACTAGCCCAGCAAGCCCAGGCCTGGGCGTTCTTACCCCACGGATTTCTAGGCTGCTACCCCGCAAGTGCAGGGGCAGCGAAAGCCAATCGACGGCCCTGAGTTAGCGAGTTAGGGGAGTTTAGCGCAGCCTAGAACCTCTGAATGCCCTGTAGAAGCCATGGATCGAGAATCTTGCGTGTGGAGAAGTGAGAAAGCCGATGCCGTTTGGAGACCGTTGATCGCAAGGTTCCTTGAATCCCCCCAATACCCATAATCTCATCACAGCTGTTTGTGATCCCGTCGGGTGTTTGCGCATTCGACGGCTTGACAAGGTTCAAACATACGAGTCAGTCAGCCAGCCATCCAGCaattcaatcaatcaatcaaccaACCAGCGAGTTTTTGTCTCTGCAGTATTAGAGACAGCACTTTGAGCAGATACTCTAGCTTCGGCCCCAGATTTCGGAAGTTGATCGACATCGTCTACTGGCCTTACCATTCCCGATTGATCAATTTTCCTGGCTCTCATGGCGCCATAGAAGAGAGCCGCTCCACCGAAGAGACAACAACCTTGACGCCAGTGACCTTTGGATGGTGTGAGTCCTTGTAAATCCCGAGGCCAACTGCCAGGGTTTGTGCGCGTGTCCGTCAAATGATGCTGTATGTGCTAACCCGCATTGTGGAGAAGAATGATGGATGAGTGCAACATCGTGGGTCACCCCAGAATCTCAAGTTCCCCCAACTGCTATTACTAGAGAACAACAAggacagcagcggcagctcgGAACAAGTCAGCTCCTAAGCATGGGTCCTTGGACGGCGGGCTCTTCAAGTAATACGCCGTCCCTTTATCATCTGTCGTCCCCCTCATCTGAGACAAGACAGCTCTTCCCTCGGATGTAACCCTGCCATTGACCacccttcttttctctttttcctcctcttttctccaacTCTCTGACCTGATCACCACGTTTTCTGACAAGATTCCGTAGCATTCGTTGTCTCCGGTGTTACACTTTGACCTACAAAGCGCAATGGACGCCGGAAACCATGCCTCTGAGAAGGCAGAGGTTGAGAAGATTCAAGATGTAGCGGCAGGCAACCTCACAACAGGCTCTGAGCCTGCTCTCGGAACCTTTGCCGACgttgatgaaaagaagattcTGCGCAAGGTACGTGACTCTCTATCATGGAACCCAAGAATCGCTAGTCGCGCCAGCTCTCCTAACACTATGCTGATATAGATGGATATCCGATTACTGCCAATGCTTTCGGCTCTATATCTCCTCTCGTTTCTCGACCGTAAGTTGATTATAAAGTACAGCGCAAGTTCAATCAGCTGACTGCGACAAGGCGGAAATATTGGCAATGCCAAAATCGAAGGACTTCAGGAAGACCTCAACATGTCGCCGGGCCAGTACAACTGGTGTCTcaccgtcttcttttttaccTATGCAGCGTTCGAGGTTCCTAGCAACctgctcttgaagaagctgcgcCCTAGCCGCTGGTTGCCATTGATCATGGTCTGTTGGGGTGTTGTCATGACTCTCATGGGTATCGTCCAGAGCTTTCGGGGTCTGTTGGCGGCTCGTTTGTTCCTGGGAGTAACAGAAGCTGGCCTGTTTCCCGGCGTGGCTGTAAGTTTTACCTTGTTTGGAACCATGACAACATGTTTCGACTGACACGAATAGTACTACCTGACAATGTGGTACTGCCGTGAGGAGATTCAGCTCCGCCaagcgctcttcttctctgccgcctcCGTCGCCGGAGCGTTCAGTGGCATTTTGGCCTTTGGAATCAGTAAAATGGACGGCGTCGGCGGACTTgctggctggagatggatttTCATCCTGGAGGGCATCGCGACTGTACTTGTCGCAGCCatggccttctttttccttcaCGATTTTCCCGAAACCGCAAAGTTCCTTACGGAGGACGAGCGTGCTTTTGTTGTTCATCGTCTGAAATACCAAGGCCAGGTAGGCCAGGCTCAAGTAGCACAAGCCGAAGAATTCGAATGGAAGTATGTTCGTCAAGCTTTTACCGATTGGCAAGTCTGGGTCAACATTTTCGTTTACTGGAGTGTAAGTCTTCCGCCATACCATTCAGTTTACTAGCTCGCtcccttccatctctttgacTATACTAATATTCAATGGGAACTTTAGATTGTTTGTCCCCTCTACGGCatctccctctttcttcccaccatcatcaagtCTCTGCATTACACATCGAGTACCGCCCAGTTAATGACGGTACCCATCTACGTTGTTGCTGCTATCCTAGCTGTCATCAGCGCCTACTTTTCTGACAGGGTCGGGAAGCGCAGCCCCTTCATCATTGGTTTCctcttgatgatgataatcGGCTTCTCCATGTATGTCTCCACCCCATCATCTCTCTCGGCTGCTTGAATAACAAGTATGATGTCTAATCATTATTCTAGGTGTATCGCTTCGTCGAATCCGCATGTTGTTTATGGTGGTATATTCATTGCTGCTTGTGCCATTTATCCTGCATTTCCTGGAGTTATCACATGGCTATGTAACAACTTGTCTGGGAGTTACAAGCGCAGCGCTGGAATGGCTATTCAAATCGGGGTCGGAAATCTTGGAGGTGTAAGTGGATGCCCATCTTTGCGCGCCGTTGTTAGATATTGCCCCCGCCGCTGACATTCCTTTCCTAGGCCATGGCATCCAACTTTTACCGTCAGGCTGATGGTCCCCGGTTCATCCTAGGACATGGCTTGgagcttggcttcatctgTATGGGGATCGTCGCCAGCTGCATCCTAATCTTCAGCTACTACACCGTGAACAAGAAGCGCGAGCAAAAGCTGGCGGATGGAGAGGCGGCCAATTTTACGTCAGAGGAGTTGTCGGCTTTGGGAGATAGAGCCATCACGTTTCGTTACATGTTCTAGTTCGTGGCCGAAAGTCGTCGCCTTTCCTTCTCTGACGGTTAGAGATAGACGAATAATAAAACCAACATTGTATTTCTGCCACGACTAACTCGGCGTATCTGCCGTGCATGGGACTCTAAATGAAGAACTAACAAACATGATAATGACCACAATGTTCCAATACGCCTGCTATAAACAACAAAATAAGATCTTGGCCCCTACAAGTAACCGTCTACTCTCCTTGAATCTCTCCTCAGCATGGTTCTATCAGCTCATCAATATCCCgctgacgaggatgatgagcagAGCAATGATGCAAAGCTGGGGTGTTAGCTTCGAAACGCTGTTGACCAATGCGATTTTGGGAAGTGATGTTTCCGCCACCACGTTGTCGGATGGCACAGAAACGCGAGCTGTTGTGGGCCTCGACATGACGAATCCGCTCTGTGTCGGAAGGCTGCTTGGTTCAGCGACGTGACCGGAGTCAACCATTGATTCCACCATCACGCTACTGCCAATGGCCAATTGAGCGACATTGCTGATCATGTCTGTGGAAGCTGCTGTAACTGCAGGAGCTGGCTCCCAAACAGTCACAAACATAATCTCAGCACCAGCCTCACCAGGACGAATGACTTTGACCATGACCGAGCCCATTGACTCATCGTGCCCTGTCGTCACTGTCTCCTTGCCCCCAGATTCGCATGTGGTGGTGGATGATTGACCATGTGCCCCTGGACTTGTCGGGCTTGATGACCGATTAGTCTTGGCAGTTGGCCAAAGAGTGGTCACCGAAGGTTCGGCTGTCTTGGAAGTAGGCTTGCTCTCTGCGGTTTCCGCAGCAAGGTCATCCGTTTGGCTATCTGGAGTCTGTACCGGTGATGATAAGCCGCCTTGCCCATACGATGGTGCCTGCGCTCCTGAGCTGGGGCTTTCCTGTGGAATGGGTTCTGCACTTGATTCAGGGATGCTCGTTTGAAAGGCAGAGCTGTTGTCAGGTGACTGCTCACCAGATCCCGCGGGTGTGTATTCTGGAGGGTTGGCGCTTGATGGATCTGCCGGTTCTGCTGAGGAAGGCGGAGGTGGGGGTATGGAATGGATGATAGATGTCGGTACCGGATCTACCAAACTGGTGGCAGCAGGGGGCGAAGAAGGGGAAGGCAACGGAGATGGTTGAGCCACAGTTGCAGGCTCTGCGGCCTTGGATACTTGAGGGCCTGGGGTTGGATTGGCTGACATGTTGGCATCATCTGTCGCCGAACAAGGACTTGATGAAGGGGCTGGAGTTGGAGAAACAGGTGCGGGCGTGGCAACGGAAGCTGCTGGGGCCTGAGGGCCATCCCCACCATTGGGTGGATGAGAAGGTTCCCCGGCGGAGTTGTTTGAAGACTGGTT
This genomic stretch from Trichoderma breve strain T069 chromosome 1, whole genome shotgun sequence harbors:
- a CDS encoding major facilitator superfamily domain-containing protein, producing MDAGNHASEKAEVEKIQDVAAGNLTTGSEPALGTFADVDEKKILRKMDIRLLPMLSALYLLSFLDRGNIGNAKIEGLQEDLNMSPGQYNWCLTVFFFTYAAFEVPSNLLLKKLRPSRWLPLIMVCWGVVMTLMGIVQSFRGLLAARLFLGVTEAGLFPGVAYYLTMWYCREEIQLRQALFFSAASVAGAFSGILAFGISKMDGVGGLAGWRWIFILEGIATVLVAAMAFFFLHDFPETAKFLTEDERAFVVHRLKYQGQVGQAQVAQAEEFEWKYVRQAFTDWQVWVNIFVYWSIVCPLYGISLFLPTIIKSLHYTSSTAQLMTVPIYVVAAILAVISAYFSDRVGKRSPFIIGFLLMMIIGFSMCIASSNPHVVYGGIFIAACAIYPAFPGVITWLCNNLSGSYKRSAGMAIQIGVGNLGGAMASNFYRQADGPRFILGHGLELGFICMGIVASCILIFSYYTVNKKREQKLADGEAANFTSEELSALGDRAITFRYMF